In the genome of Candidatus Thermokryptus mobilis, one region contains:
- a CDS encoding cell division protein ZapA: MELNLSETKTIKVKILNTEYTLKVEDEELGYKVAEYVDGVMRELESKFPGRNALTIAVLAALNIAEELFRERMKHDNVEGEIENLLMDLSNRVDKILSL; encoded by the coding sequence ATGGAATTGAATTTATCGGAGACAAAGACAATTAAAGTGAAAATTTTAAATACTGAATACACCTTAAAAGTTGAAGATGAAGAGCTTGGATATAAAGTTGCGGAATATGTTGATGGTGTGATGCGAGAGTTGGAGAGCAAGTTTCCGGGGCGCAATGCTTTGACGATAGCTGTTTTGGCAGCGCTTAACATAGCCGAGGAGTTGTTTCGTGAAAGGATGAAACATGACAATGTTGAAGGCGAGATAGAGAATTTGTTGATGGATTTGTCAAATCGGGTTGATAAGATATTAAGTTTATAA
- the zapB gene encoding cell division protein ZapB, whose protein sequence is MEIVDDKNKLNLASLIEELQGKFDKVYEYVRKLKEENESLRARLSVFEGEVEKLRRENEKLRSDGLVLFSAEEKEDLKKRIVFLLERINRYL, encoded by the coding sequence TTGGAGATCGTAGATGATAAAAATAAGTTGAATTTGGCTTCGTTGATTGAGGAATTGCAAGGGAAGTTTGATAAGGTTTATGAATATGTCCGAAAGTTGAAGGAAGAGAATGAAAGTTTGCGTGCGAGGTTGTCAGTGTTTGAGGGTGAAGTTGAGAAGTTGAGGCGTGAGAATGAAAAGTTGAGAAGTGATGGGCTTGTTTTGTTTTCTGCGGAGGAGAAGGAGGACTTAAAGAAGAGAATTGTTTTTTTGCTTGAGAGGATCAATCGTTATCTTTGA